One genomic region from Anaerolineae bacterium encodes:
- the rpsF gene encoding 30S ribosomal protein S6: MRPYELVFIVAPQQDDEKVQAQIDTVTKRIAGYGGEVTKLSVWGKRKLAYPIKKFREGHYVVVQMQMPAEAVKQLDRDLLISENVIRHLIVRLDEE; the protein is encoded by the coding sequence ATGCGACCCTATGAGCTGGTGTTCATTGTCGCCCCACAGCAGGACGACGAGAAGGTGCAGGCTCAGATCGACACGGTCACCAAGCGCATCGCCGGCTACGGCGGCGAAGTGACCAAGCTCTCGGTCTGGGGCAAGCGCAAGTTGGCCTACCCCATCAAGAAGTTCCGCGAAGGCCACTACGTCGTCGTCCAGATGCAGATGCCCGCCGAAGCGGTGAAACAGCTCGACCGCGACCTGCTCATCTCGGAAAACGTCATCCGTCATCTCATCGTCCGCCTAGACGAGGAATGA
- the ychF gene encoding redox-regulated ATPase YchF, whose amino-acid sequence MSLQIGIVGLPNVGKSTLFNALTRAQAAVASYPFTTIDPNVGVAEVPDERLHRVAGVVRPKRVVPAAIEFVDIAGLVKGASRGEGLGNQFLGHIRNVDAIALVLRCFEDPDIPHQFGEIDPLLDMETVNSELILADIQSVDRRIERVRSAAKADPKAYAPQLAFLQALREHLNAGQRADRFPCGEQESLWLQELFLLSAKPQLWVANVGEDALPDGGPLAERVRQRAAQENIPVVVICAELEAELAQMEPAEAEEFRQALGLERSGLHQLALAGYRLLNLITFFTATGTEEVRAWPLRAGLTVWDAAGKIHTDMQRGFIRADVIPWDKLVEAGSWQEARAAGWVRMEGRDYIVQDGDVIHIRFAV is encoded by the coding sequence GTGTCACTCCAGATCGGTATTGTGGGCCTTCCCAATGTGGGCAAATCCACGCTCTTCAATGCCCTGACGCGCGCCCAGGCCGCCGTCGCCAGCTACCCCTTCACCACCATTGACCCCAACGTGGGCGTTGCCGAGGTGCCGGACGAACGACTGCACCGCGTGGCCGGCGTGGTCCGTCCCAAGCGCGTTGTGCCGGCCGCTATCGAGTTCGTGGACATCGCCGGCCTGGTCAAAGGTGCCTCGCGCGGCGAGGGCTTGGGCAACCAATTCCTGGGCCACATCCGCAACGTGGATGCCATTGCCCTCGTCCTGCGCTGTTTCGAGGACCCCGATATCCCACACCAGTTCGGCGAGATTGACCCCCTGCTGGATATGGAAACGGTCAATTCCGAACTCATCCTGGCGGATATCCAGAGCGTGGACCGCCGCATCGAACGGGTGCGCTCAGCGGCCAAGGCCGACCCCAAGGCCTACGCGCCCCAGCTCGCTTTCCTGCAGGCCCTGCGAGAGCACTTGAACGCCGGCCAGCGCGCCGACCGCTTCCCCTGCGGCGAACAAGAGAGCCTCTGGCTCCAGGAACTGTTCCTGCTGAGCGCCAAACCCCAGCTCTGGGTCGCCAACGTGGGGGAAGACGCCCTGCCGGACGGCGGCCCGCTGGCCGAGCGGGTGCGTCAGCGCGCCGCGCAGGAGAACATCCCGGTAGTGGTCATCTGTGCGGAGCTGGAGGCGGAGCTGGCCCAAATGGAGCCGGCGGAAGCGGAGGAATTCCGCCAGGCGCTGGGGCTGGAGCGCTCGGGACTGCACCAACTCGCCCTGGCCGGCTACCGCCTGCTGAACCTCATCACCTTCTTCACCGCTACCGGCACCGAAGAGGTGCGCGCCTGGCCCCTGCGCGCCGGCCTGACGGTCTGGGATGCCGCCGGCAAGATCCACACCGACATGCAGCGCGGCTTTATCCGGGCGGACGTCATCCCCTGGGACAAGCTGGTGGAGGCCGGCTCCTGGCAGGAAGCCCGCGCCGCCGGCTGGGTGCGTATGGAAGGCCGGGACTACATCGTGCAGGACGGTGATGTCATCCACATCCGCTTCGCGGTCTGA
- a CDS encoding PAS domain S-box protein: MRLEWIGGLTGSPAMILDNPLALIFLALAPLFVIFIFWLYREEMSIIRRRLPLFLLTLATAIPAPLLLRFSDASAPAASAPAPLLASMPLLMAALWLGRAPAALAGGISGLVYALSAGAPSLHPLLGALAGFVLAWCLRQSRRGPLFTLLRQPLLTAPLISLLLWPLPLYAYLVNPALWAGLLAPAVPPAGQIIPALAGALLLGGLAQLLLALSPTLRQNIRSAGESTPQRTLAGSLRARLMPLITIIALISIIALYAASTRIAFEQTLSRMENSAGDIIRALEGTVQAGLEGLDSATAAGRFADIPIDQWAGALGAVELANAPFQAIILLDQTANIVAVRSLGESAGTPPLNEAEAAAIADAIAQGHTVLSRTYRWADGQPAVALAAPLLDRRDRQVRGMLIGRMLPLRQPAVEAALSLRQGSDTADRMYLIDDRGSVLFALGAPPGTSTWVANSEPLRRFPVRAGQAYAENGAAGQPQLTYWRRIDRLGWHLVMETDQGTIMQSAGQLARPLLFLLTGLFAILAAGMVWEVQSQLHPLGQIARAAARIAAGELNTPLPDADQRGDEIGELVRAIKRMTIGLGAGVEELARLVEVSQNVSARANLEHTVGILLRAVTRGMEAHTAGMYLIGTGGVIWKRFMEGEGNLPADLELYLEQMAGQSWRRARQIIVSDVREERGDVPLALMERASVAAFVMLPMLREGRNLGALWALWPAPRPFSTSDVHFLSALASLGGIMIENNRIYHAVESERSRLAAILNSTPDTILVLDAEGRLQLANPAAEELLEFNFQERVGTPLPELISDDSLFRMLSDIARGRGPTTIELERDGRRLYVSASPIRLSGKTTPQGWVLVMRDITDWKRLDELQTDFVHTIAHDMKSPLTFVRGYASMLRDEAVSERQLEYIEKILKGIDDLTQLINELTELAEVSNKIGMTMTPVQLVTLVSEVAENMRTYAEGKGLSFLVELPADAPMVIGDPDRLKRAVRNLIDNAIKYTMAPGWVKVSVQEMASAVVIKVADSGIGISQADRRRIFEKFYRVRRRETLHIHGTGLGLALVKEVAEQHGGQVWVESEVGVGSIFYLAIPKDRRLADVLEETTFLHPAGTPSPAREPAPPASHPPAPPRPISRPSR, encoded by the coding sequence ATGCGGCTGGAATGGATTGGCGGCCTGACCGGCTCGCCGGCAATGATACTGGACAATCCCCTCGCCCTAATATTCCTCGCCCTCGCCCCGCTGTTCGTCATTTTCATTTTCTGGCTGTACCGGGAGGAAATGTCCATTATCCGCCGGCGTCTTCCGCTCTTCCTTTTGACGCTGGCCACCGCCATCCCTGCCCCCTTGCTCCTGCGCTTCTCCGACGCTTCCGCGCCGGCCGCGTCTGCCCCCGCCCCCTTGCTGGCATCCATGCCGTTATTGATGGCCGCGCTTTGGCTGGGACGTGCGCCGGCCGCGCTGGCCGGCGGCATCAGCGGCCTCGTCTATGCCCTCTCTGCCGGCGCGCCCAGCCTGCACCCACTGCTCGGCGCCCTGGCCGGCTTCGTGCTGGCCTGGTGCCTGCGGCAGTCCCGCCGCGGGCCGCTGTTCACCCTGCTCCGCCAGCCGCTCCTCACTGCACCGCTGATTAGCCTGCTCCTCTGGCCACTGCCGCTGTACGCCTACCTGGTAAATCCTGCTCTGTGGGCCGGCCTGCTGGCGCCGGCGGTCCCGCCGGCCGGCCAGATCATCCCGGCGCTTGCCGGCGCGCTCCTGCTCGGCGGCCTGGCACAGCTTCTGCTCGCCCTTTCCCCCACACTGCGCCAGAACATCCGCTCGGCGGGGGAAAGCACACCCCAGCGGACACTGGCCGGCAGTCTGCGCGCCCGGCTGATGCCGCTGATCACCATCATCGCGCTCATCTCCATCATCGCCCTGTACGCCGCCAGCACCCGCATCGCCTTCGAACAAACCCTGAGCCGCATGGAGAACTCCGCCGGCGACATCATCCGCGCGCTGGAGGGCACCGTGCAGGCCGGCCTGGAAGGCCTGGACTCCGCTACCGCCGCCGGCCGCTTTGCCGACATCCCCATTGACCAGTGGGCCGGCGCGCTGGGGGCGGTCGAACTGGCCAATGCGCCTTTCCAGGCCATCATCCTGCTGGACCAGACCGCCAACATCGTCGCGGTGCGTTCCCTGGGCGAAAGCGCCGGCACACCGCCATTGAATGAGGCAGAGGCCGCCGCTATCGCGGACGCTATCGCGCAGGGACATACCGTGTTAAGCCGCACTTACCGCTGGGCGGACGGCCAGCCGGCGGTTGCTCTGGCCGCCCCCCTGCTCGACCGGCGCGATCGCCAGGTGCGTGGGATGCTCATCGGACGGATGCTCCCACTCCGACAGCCGGCCGTGGAGGCGGCGCTCTCCTTGCGCCAGGGAAGCGACACCGCCGACCGCATGTATCTCATTGACGACCGCGGCAGTGTCCTCTTCGCCCTCGGCGCCCCTCCTGGCACTTCCACCTGGGTGGCCAATTCTGAACCTCTGCGCCGCTTCCCGGTGCGAGCCGGCCAAGCATATGCCGAAAACGGCGCGGCCGGCCAGCCCCAGCTCACGTACTGGCGGCGCATTGATCGCCTCGGCTGGCACCTTGTGATGGAGACCGATCAGGGCACGATCATGCAGTCCGCCGGCCAGCTGGCACGCCCCCTGCTGTTCCTGCTCACCGGGCTTTTCGCCATCCTGGCCGCCGGCATGGTCTGGGAAGTGCAGAGCCAACTGCATCCGCTGGGACAGATCGCCCGGGCCGCCGCACGCATCGCCGCCGGCGAACTGAACACGCCCCTGCCCGACGCCGACCAGCGTGGGGATGAGATCGGCGAACTGGTGCGGGCCATCAAGCGCATGACCATTGGGCTGGGCGCCGGCGTCGAGGAGCTGGCGCGGTTGGTCGAAGTCAGCCAGAACGTCTCCGCCCGGGCTAACCTGGAGCACACCGTGGGCATCCTGCTTCGCGCCGTCACCCGAGGCATGGAAGCACACACCGCCGGCATGTACCTGATCGGCACCGGCGGCGTCATCTGGAAGCGGTTTATGGAAGGAGAGGGCAACCTGCCGGCCGATTTGGAGCTGTACCTGGAGCAGATGGCCGGCCAATCCTGGCGCAGAGCACGACAAATCATCGTCAGCGATGTGCGCGAGGAACGCGGCGATGTGCCCCTCGCCCTGATGGAGCGCGCCAGCGTCGCCGCATTCGTCATGCTCCCCATGCTCCGCGAGGGCCGCAACCTGGGTGCGCTGTGGGCGCTGTGGCCGGCGCCGCGCCCCTTCTCCACCTCGGACGTGCATTTCCTGTCGGCCCTGGCCAGCCTGGGCGGCATCATGATCGAGAACAACCGCATTTATCACGCGGTGGAAAGCGAACGCAGTCGCCTGGCCGCCATCCTGAACAGCACTCCCGACACCATTCTGGTGCTCGACGCCGAGGGGCGTCTGCAGTTGGCAAACCCGGCCGCCGAAGAACTGCTCGAATTCAACTTCCAAGAGCGCGTCGGTACCCCTCTGCCGGAGCTGATCAGCGACGATTCCCTCTTCCGCATGCTCTCTGACATCGCGCGCGGGCGCGGTCCCACCACCATCGAGCTGGAGCGGGACGGCCGCCGGCTGTACGTCAGCGCCTCCCCCATCCGCCTGAGCGGGAAAACGACCCCGCAGGGATGGGTGCTGGTCATGCGCGACATCACCGACTGGAAGCGCCTGGACGAACTGCAAACCGATTTCGTCCACACCATCGCCCACGATATGAAAAGCCCGCTCACCTTCGTGCGCGGCTACGCCTCCATGCTGCGCGATGAGGCTGTGAGCGAGCGCCAGCTCGAATACATTGAGAAAATCCTGAAGGGCATTGACGACCTCACCCAACTCATCAATGAACTGACCGAGCTGGCGGAGGTCTCCAATAAGATCGGCATGACCATGACCCCTGTCCAGCTCGTCACCCTGGTGAGCGAGGTCGCCGAGAACATGCGCACGTACGCCGAGGGCAAGGGGTTGAGCTTCTTGGTGGAACTGCCGGCCGACGCGCCTATGGTCATCGGCGACCCGGACCGGCTCAAGCGCGCTGTCCGCAACCTCATTGATAACGCCATCAAGTACACCATGGCGCCCGGCTGGGTGAAGGTCTCCGTGCAGGAAATGGCTTCTGCGGTGGTGATCAAGGTGGCGGACTCGGGCATCGGCATTTCGCAGGCCGACCGCCGGCGCATCTTCGAGAAATTCTACCGAGTGCGCCGGCGCGAGACCCTGCACATCCACGGCACCGGCCTCGGCCTGGCCCTGGTAAAAGAAGTGGCAGAACAGCACGGCGGACAGGTGTGGGTGGAAAGCGAGGTCGGCGTCGGGAGCATCTTCTACCTGGCCATCCCCAAGGACCGCCGGCTGGCCGATGTCCTGGAAGAGACGACCTTCCTGCATCCCGCTGGGACACCTTCGCCGGCGCGCGAGCCGGCGCCGCCGGCCAGCCATCCCCCTGCTCCGCCGCGTCCGATCAGCCGGCCATCGCGCTAA
- a CDS encoding helix-turn-helix transcriptional regulator: protein MSVRYAILGLLAQQPEHGYALHARLQALVGGAENWDLKPAQVYNTLARLAGAGLVCEEAVEKGGGPEKHVFAITPAGRAELLAWLQSEEVQPTLHDDIFLKCMLALSIDEGLARRILQSQRAALYRELHRVTAQRAEADPTRELGVILLHDKAIMHLEADLRWLDMLEARLDEVRRQPLPEPPMRRRGRPPKSFPSIPDSIPKERAP from the coding sequence ATGTCGGTTCGGTACGCCATCCTTGGCCTGCTGGCCCAACAGCCGGAACATGGGTATGCACTGCATGCTCGTCTGCAGGCGCTGGTAGGCGGCGCGGAGAACTGGGATCTCAAGCCGGCCCAGGTCTACAACACTCTGGCGCGCCTGGCCGGGGCCGGCCTGGTGTGTGAGGAAGCCGTAGAGAAAGGCGGCGGGCCGGAGAAGCACGTGTTCGCCATCACTCCTGCCGGCCGGGCCGAACTCCTCGCCTGGCTCCAAAGCGAGGAGGTCCAGCCCACCCTCCACGACGATATTTTCCTGAAGTGCATGCTGGCCCTCTCCATTGACGAGGGCCTGGCCAGACGCATCCTCCAGTCCCAGCGGGCCGCGCTCTATCGCGAACTCCACCGGGTCACCGCTCAGCGGGCAGAAGCCGACCCCACTCGAGAACTGGGGGTGATCCTCCTGCACGATAAGGCGATCATGCATCTGGAAGCCGACCTGCGCTGGCTCGATATGCTGGAAGCCCGGCTGGATGAGGTGCGCCGACAGCCATTGCCAGAACCGCCTATGCGCCGGCGCGGCCGGCCGCCCAAATCCTTCCCTTCTATCCCAGATAGTATACCCAAGGAGCGTGCGCCATGA
- a CDS encoding ABC transporter ATP-binding protein, which translates to MKIVQTENLTRIYGSGETAVTALDHVNLSVNEGEFLAVMGPSGCGKSTLLHLIGGLDRPTEGRVVLAGQDLTQLDDDSLTLLRRRKIGFVFQFFNLIPVLTALENVALPLLLDGVPAKEARQRAVEWLERMGLGERLLHRPDQLSAGQQQRVAIARAMVTEPALILADEPTGNLDTRAGDDIANLLRQTVNQWGRTVLMVTHDPRIAAYADRIVFLKDGRIVDETLLTGNGDQQEAQALHERMETLR; encoded by the coding sequence ATGAAGATCGTCCAAACCGAAAATCTCACCCGTATTTACGGCAGTGGGGAAACCGCTGTCACCGCGCTCGACCACGTCAACCTCAGCGTCAATGAAGGGGAATTCCTGGCCGTGATGGGACCCAGCGGATGCGGCAAATCCACGCTGTTGCACCTGATCGGCGGGCTGGATCGCCCGACGGAGGGAAGGGTAGTGCTGGCCGGCCAGGACCTCACACAATTGGATGATGACTCTTTGACGCTCCTGCGCCGGCGCAAGATCGGCTTCGTCTTCCAGTTCTTCAACCTCATCCCCGTGCTGACGGCACTGGAAAACGTGGCACTGCCGCTGTTGCTGGACGGTGTGCCGGCCAAGGAGGCACGCCAGCGCGCGGTGGAATGGCTGGAGCGCATGGGCCTGGGCGAGCGCCTGCTCCACCGTCCCGATCAGTTGTCGGCCGGCCAACAGCAGAGAGTGGCTATCGCGCGCGCCATGGTGACGGAGCCGGCGCTTATCCTGGCAGACGAGCCGACCGGCAACCTGGACACGCGCGCCGGCGATGACATCGCGAACTTACTGCGCCAGACGGTCAATCAGTGGGGGCGCACGGTGCTGATGGTCACCCATGACCCGCGCATAGCCGCCTACGCGGACCGCATCGTCTTCCTGAAGGACGGCCGGATTGTCGACGAAACCCTCCTGACGGGGAACGGCGACCAGCAGGAGGCACAGGCCCTCCATGAGCGCATGGAAACCCTGCGCTGA
- a CDS encoding ABC transporter permease, which yields MTLYLMLAWRYLSGRRMRTILTTLAIAIGVMILSGLSSLLPTMMQAFRQNMLSAAGEVDITIGHVSGSPFSPSVLDVVRSTEGVARAGGLLRQAVLLPTTETAGPRVNSVTVVGLELEPAHQTRSYPLAEGRWLEPGDADVVVIPASLAEQLGLRVGDEFILPAAEGQLHLRIVGTVHTVALPGAEEVYMPLETAQRVLNLKGYINGIEVLVEAGQEREAVKERLLERLGAGYSTVLPEFGQEFMTSMEIGEKFFQVIGILALIMGGFIIFNTFRTVVAERRHDIGLLRAIGATRRSVLRLILTESLVQGVLGTAAGLAAGYLLAEVTLALLRPVARDFLRMELGEPIFSLTNLLIAICMGVGVTLIGGLWPALSAARVTPLDALRPMLIRPEKRVARARTIIGAGLLAVAVVGLVSRNLALSALGLIAFLAGMVLVTPALVNPFAMLLSTALAFLLQREGHLARSNLARQPGRAAITASTVMISIAIVVATASLTTSVYLGLDQYIRASLGSDFLVMPSAMVLSAGNLGAAPELAQSIKETPGVAEVSTLRLGKTVVDGAVLQLVAIDPETYPKLSGLIFSAGDPTTAFEALGQGRAIIVNGVYALQAGVKVGQTLTLQTPEGPQDYQVVGIGVDFLNAKLATGYISHQNLERDFHITSDVLIMANVQPGADRAAVREALKQRLEDFPNFALFDSEDYRASTMQASQASFAMLFIIALALVAPSLLGMMNTLAINIIERTREIGLLRAIGSTRRQIRRIIRSESLLLSALGTAFGLIAGVWLGYVLNDALNAGGFPMPFSFPLAGILLAIAAGILLGVAAASLPARQAARMDIVSALRYE from the coding sequence ATGACCCTGTATCTCATGCTGGCATGGCGGTATCTTTCGGGCAGGAGAATGCGCACCATTCTCACCACGCTGGCCATTGCCATCGGGGTGATGATCCTCTCGGGGCTGAGCAGTCTCCTGCCGACCATGATGCAGGCGTTCCGGCAGAATATGCTTTCTGCCGCCGGCGAAGTGGATATCACCATTGGACATGTGAGCGGCAGTCCATTCAGCCCGTCCGTGCTGGATGTAGTGCGGTCCACCGAGGGTGTGGCGCGGGCAGGGGGGCTTCTGCGCCAGGCTGTCCTTCTGCCAACAACCGAGACCGCCGGCCCACGAGTGAACTCCGTCACCGTCGTGGGGTTGGAGCTGGAGCCAGCCCATCAGACTCGCTCCTATCCGTTGGCAGAGGGGCGCTGGCTGGAGCCGGGCGATGCAGATGTCGTGGTGATCCCGGCCTCTTTGGCAGAACAGCTTGGATTGAGAGTCGGTGATGAGTTCATCCTGCCGGCGGCCGAAGGTCAGCTTCATCTGCGGATTGTGGGCACGGTGCACACGGTCGCCCTGCCGGGCGCGGAAGAGGTATACATGCCGCTGGAGACCGCCCAGCGCGTGCTGAATCTCAAAGGGTACATCAACGGCATTGAGGTGCTGGTGGAGGCCGGCCAGGAGCGGGAGGCCGTGAAAGAGCGGCTGTTGGAACGGCTGGGGGCCGGCTACAGCACGGTCCTGCCGGAGTTCGGCCAGGAATTTATGACCAGCATGGAAATCGGCGAGAAATTCTTCCAGGTCATCGGCATCCTGGCGCTGATTATGGGCGGGTTCATTATCTTCAACACCTTCCGCACAGTAGTGGCTGAGCGGCGCCATGACATCGGCTTACTGCGCGCCATCGGGGCGACGCGGCGCTCTGTCCTGCGCCTGATACTGACCGAGAGCCTGGTGCAGGGGGTGCTGGGGACTGCGGCCGGCCTGGCCGCCGGCTATCTCCTCGCGGAGGTGACCCTGGCCCTCCTGCGGCCGGTGGCGCGCGATTTCCTGCGCATGGAGTTGGGTGAGCCGATCTTCAGTCTGACGAACCTGCTCATAGCTATATGTATGGGCGTTGGGGTGACCCTCATTGGTGGGCTGTGGCCGGCGCTGTCCGCCGCGCGCGTGACGCCGCTGGATGCCCTGCGGCCCATGCTCATCCGCCCGGAGAAGAGGGTTGCCCGCGCCCGCACCATTATCGGTGCCGGCCTGCTGGCGGTGGCTGTCGTCGGCCTGGTGTCCCGCAATCTCGCCTTATCTGCACTGGGCCTGATCGCCTTCCTGGCCGGCATGGTGCTGGTCACGCCGGCGCTGGTCAACCCCTTCGCCATGCTTCTCAGCACGGCGCTGGCATTCCTGCTCCAACGGGAGGGCCATCTCGCCAGGAGCAACCTGGCTCGACAGCCCGGGCGGGCGGCTATCACGGCCTCTACGGTGATGATCAGCATCGCCATTGTGGTGGCGACGGCCAGCCTGACCACCAGCGTGTACCTGGGTCTCGACCAATATATCCGGGCCTCGCTTGGCTCTGACTTCCTGGTGATGCCGTCCGCCATGGTGTTGAGCGCCGGCAACCTCGGCGCGGCCCCGGAGCTGGCCCAGTCTATCAAGGAAACGCCGGGCGTTGCAGAAGTGAGCACCCTCCGCCTGGGCAAAACGGTCGTGGATGGAGCGGTTCTGCAGTTAGTAGCGATTGACCCAGAGACATATCCGAAGCTCTCCGGCCTCATCTTCAGCGCCGGCGACCCGACGACCGCGTTCGAGGCGCTTGGCCAGGGCCGCGCCATCATCGTGAACGGGGTATATGCCCTGCAGGCCGGCGTGAAGGTCGGGCAGACCCTTACCCTGCAGACGCCGGAAGGCCCGCAGGACTACCAGGTGGTGGGTATCGGCGTGGACTTCCTGAACGCCAAGCTGGCCACTGGCTACATCTCCCACCAGAACCTGGAGCGGGACTTCCATATCACCAGCGATGTGCTCATCATGGCGAACGTCCAGCCGGGCGCGGACCGCGCAGCGGTGCGCGAGGCATTGAAACAGCGGCTGGAGGATTTCCCCAACTTCGCCCTGTTTGACTCGGAGGATTACCGCGCCAGCACGATGCAGGCTTCCCAAGCCAGTTTCGCCATGCTGTTCATCATTGCGCTGGCGCTGGTGGCTCCGAGCCTGCTGGGGATGATGAACACCCTAGCCATCAACATCATCGAGCGGACGCGGGAGATCGGCCTACTGCGGGCGATCGGGAGCACCCGCCGGCAGATCCGCCGCATCATTCGCTCGGAGAGCCTGCTCCTCTCCGCGCTAGGCACAGCCTTTGGCCTGATCGCCGGCGTCTGGCTGGGTTATGTGCTGAACGACGCCCTGAACGCCGGCGGCTTCCCGATGCCATTCAGCTTCCCGCTGGCCGGCATCCTGCTGGCGATCGCCGCCGGCATCCTGCTGGGGGTTGCGGCCGCCTCTCTGCCGGCGCGCCAGGCCGCCCGTATGGATATCGTATCCGCCCTGCGGTACGAATAA